The Candida dubliniensis CD36 chromosome 2, complete sequence genome contains a region encoding:
- a CDS encoding DNA mismatch repair protein, putative (Similar to S. cerevisiae PMS1): protein MSETSPSIKTINKFDISKITSSQVIIDLKAIIKELIENSIDAHANKIDIIFHNYGVDSIQIQDNGNGINSTDFETICLRNHTSKIENFEDLDQLTTLGFRGEALNSICSLSNKLTITTTKEDLYPKCHVLNYDNMGQLVDQRIKVGGLNYKSGTSVMIEQLFKNLPVRLKNFIKNSKKEFSKAINFVINYLIIYPQIKFTIYNVVNNHKKLILATKGGDNTTIIDNLISVYGNNNNKNLLSLDLEITEDIKLVGYISSYSFGLGRSAPDRQFLYLNKRPIIFKKLYKLINEIYKSYNHVQYPIYIIDIVINPNLVDINLLPDKTNVLIKDETTILQIIETKLSEFFELQDNMIIPKNESYQVKNSESDRAKRSDNKNIAVHDDIDTSYQIKNDTTRLDNLSGDKANLNGNDDKQEEPNNQDEQCEENDEHQELKVDGDDINLNNDYRDNGKVPDIDINEDAANQEAKSPQSSNSQVVSSTNEQNEMAENIKITTFEPRIESTEPPTIENKHITLDQQVVLESSQEINNNSIFSSHDIKSSPQNTYPTDNLEMNKLFCHQEHGEDEDECDHQDNHGKNFYPVKHKLDDTEEENVTVISIGDETFQQYDERRPSKRLKRDMLRNIYNKKIVNSSQEIISSINENLKTFQEQSESLDVKEEPNEIKTNAIDNLQPNKQQQYEEVESYQINKQDFLKMKLIGQFNLGFIIVDFDNNNNLFIIDQHASDEKYNFEKLMTNFRINYQSLIKPIKLELSVIDQMLVMDNQEIFHNNGFKLKIKSTLVDNEIFLETLPVYQNIIFNLDDFYELLNLVNQQQDQVNPNLKCSKIKQILAMKACRSSIMIGTFLSKSKMKEIISNLSTLDKPWNCPHGRPTMRHLIDIKNWQPTSSSSSSAVAASGSSLNGFKPTSVDYEL from the coding sequence ATGTCGGAGACACTGCCATCGATTAAAaccatcaataaatttgatatttcgAAAATAACCTCCAGTCAAGTTATCATTGACCTAAAGGCAATcattaaagaattaatcgaaaattcaattgacGCCCATGccaataaaattgatattatctTTCACAATTATGGTGttgattcaattcaaattcaagaTAATGGCAATGGTATAAATTCAACCGATTTTGAAACTATCTGTCTACGCAATCACAcatcaaaaattgaaaattttgaagatttggATCAATTAACCACTTTAGGATTTAGAGGAGAAGCATTAAATTCCATTTGTTCTTTAAGTAATAAATTGACAATCACAACTACAAAGGAGGATCTTTATCCTAAATGCCATGTTTTGAATTATGACAATATGGGGCAATTAGTTGATCAACGTATTAAAGTTGGTGGGTTAAACTATAAACTGGGGACTTCCGTTATGATCGAACAACTATTCAAGAATTTGCCGGTTcgattgaaaaattttattaaaaactCGAAAAAGGAATTTAGCAAGGCAATTAATTTTGTAATCAATTATCTCATCATATATCCCCAAAtaaaatttacaatttaCAATGTGGTTAATAATCACAAGAAATTAATTCTCGCAACAAAAGGTGGTGATAACACAACAATTAtagataatttgatttcagtttatggtaataataataacaaaaatcTATTATCATTAGATTTAGAAATAACTGAGGATATCAAATTAGTTGGGTATATCTCATCTTATTCCTTTGGATTAGGTCGCTCTGCTCCTGATCGTCagtttttatatttgaacAAGCGaccaattatttttaagaaattatacaaattaattaatgaaatctATAAGAGCTATAATCATGTACAATATCCAATTTACATTATTGATATAGTTATTAACCCAAATTTGGTTgatatcaatttattaccTGACAAAACAAATGTGTTAATCAAAGATGAAACTACAATTTtacaaattattgaaactAAACTATCggaattttttgaattgcAGGATAACATGATTATTCCTAAAAATGAAAGCTATCAAGTGAAAAACTCGGAAAGTGATCGGGCTAAAAGATCAGACAACAAAAACATAGCTGTCcatgatgatattgatacaagttatcaaattaaaaatgacACCACTAGATTGGACAACTTATCAGGAGATAAAGCTAATTTGAATGGGAATGATGACAAACAAGAAGAACCGAATAATCAAGATGAACAATGTGAAGAGAATGACGAACATCAAGAACTAAAAGTTGATGGAGATGATATCAACTTGAACAATGACTATCGAGACAATGGAAAAGTTCCTGATATTGATATCAATGAAGACGCAGCAAACCAAGAAGCCAAGTCTCCTCAATCTTCAAACCTGCAAGTTGTTTCATCGACGAATGAACAGAATGAAATGGCCGAGAATATTAAAATTACCACTTTTGAACCTAGAATTGAATCTACTGAACCTCCTACAATTGAGAATAAACATATAACTTTAGATCAACAAGTGGTATTGGAATCATCTcaagaaatcaataataattcgATTTTTAGTTCTCATGATATTAAATCATCTCCTCAGAACACATATCCAACTGATAACTTAGAAATgaacaaattattttgtCATCAAGAGCATGGCGAAGATGAGGACGAATGCGACCACCAAGATAATCATGGCAAAAATTTCTATCCTGTTAAACATAAATTAGATGatactgaagaagaaaatgtgACAGTAATTAGTATTGGGGATGAGACGTTTCAACAGTACGATGAAAGGCGTCCAAGCAAAAGACTTAAACGAGATATGCTTCGTAATAtatacaataaaaaaattgtcaatTCTTCTCAGGAAATTATCAgttcaataaatgaaaatttgaaaactttcCAAGAACAAAGTGAACTGCTAGATGTTAAGGAAGAACCAAAcgaaattaaaacaaatgCAATTGACAATTTGCAGCCCAACAAACAACAGCAAtatgaagaagttgaaagTTATCAAATTAACAAGCaagattttttgaaaatgaaactaATTGGACAGTTCAATCTAGGATTTATTAtagttgattttgataacaacaataatctatttattattgatcaACACGCATCAGATGagaaatataattttgaaaagcTAATGACGAATTTCAGAatcaattatcaatcaTTAATCAAACCCATTAAATTAGAATTGAGtgtaattgatcaaatgtTGGTTATGGATAATCAAGAGATTTTCCATAATAATGgattcaaattgaaaatcaagTCAACATTGGTTGACAATGAAATCTTTTTAGAAACACTACCAGTTTATCAAAACATTATATTCAACTTGGATGATTTTTACGAGCTATTAAACTTAgttaatcaacaacaagatcaaGTCAATCCTAACTTGAAATGTTCTAAAATTAAGCAAATATTGGCTATGAAAGCTTGTCGTAGTAGTATAATGATTGGGACTTTTCTAAGTAAATCTAAAATGAAggaaataatttcaaactTAAGTACTTTGGACAAACCTTGGAATTGTCCTCATGGCAGGCCAACAATGCGacatttaattgatataaaaAATTGGCAACCcacatcttcttcatcgtcatcaGCAGTAGCAGCATCAGGATCACTGTTGAATGGCTTTAAACCGACTAGTGTTGATTATGAATTgtag
- a CDS encoding processivity subunit of DNA polymerase zeta, putative (Similar to S. cerevisiae REV7), whose protein sequence is MKSNNLPLTVENFLLTFKECFTVWLNQILYYNHVYEQLTFDQFKSFDLIIYKNRNPQLQGYIEQLIINVINQLIINQNQSSPKQKRKKPQESFNGLYGINCLIYHTTDNTVVKQYTINFHQFIINLNDTINELKLNDKNEDKSAVINIDSLNWDEIYTQYSTILFHHIQQLKVHEQNLIKWRQQDRGVDDLFFKITVDVDQSLYINNYGNWVRLKRHDSNNSGENETQSVFESIGDVNLEILNFNCYNIVFT, encoded by the coding sequence ATGAAATCGAATAATTTGCCCTTAACAGTTGagaattttttattaacatTTAAAGAATGTTTTACTGTTTGGCTCAATCAAATCTTGTATTACAATCATGTCTATGAACAATTAActtttgatcaatttaaatCGTTTGATTTAATCATTTATAAAAACCGTAATCCTCAACTACAAGGTtatattgaacaattaattattaatgttataaaccaattgattatcaatcaaaacCAGTCACTgccaaaacaaaaacgaAAGAAACCACAAGAATCATTTAATGGATTATATGGTattaattgtttgatttatcatACCACGGACAATACCGTAGTCAAACAATACACCATTAATTTCCATCagtttattatcaatttgaacGATACTATAAATGAGTTGAAGCTTAATGATAAGAATGAAGACAAGTCAGCAGttataaatattgatagtTTAAATTGGGATGAAATTTATACTCAATATAGTACTATCTTATTTCATCATATTCAACAGTTAAAAGTTCATGAACAGAACTTGATTAAATGGAGACAACAAGACCGGGGAGTTGACGACTTGTTCTTCAAAATTACAGTTGATGTTGATCAGCTGTTAtacattaataattatgGTAATTGGGTGAGATTAAAGCGCCACGACAGCAATAATAGTGGAGAAAACGAGACACAGAGTGTTTTTGAATCTATTGGAGATGTTAAtcttgaaattttgaatttcaattgttaTAACATAGTTTTTACTTAA
- a CDS encoding 4-nitrophenylphosphatase, putative (Similar to S. cerevisiae PHO13), producing MATSFPTYINDKALAQDLILSQFDNFLIDCDGVIWLSEQLLPKINRFLQFLTNNNKKFTFVTNNSSKSRQSYVTKFKNLGIEGVTIDQIYTTGYSAVLQLKKIGILPGEKIWVLGDEGIEDELISEGYIPMGGSNELLDQSWSDKNPLLIIDPQVKAVVAGSTLNFNYMRIATTLQYLMHNDKTLPFIGTNGDRNYPGSNGLTLPAGGSMVEYMAYSSQRDYVNVGKPDITLAETILANTGYDKSKTIMIGDTLYSDIKFGNDAQLGGDNGSGTLLVLSGVTDKEELTNIVNSAHESEHSQSLVPRYYIDSLTHLIELLEE from the coding sequence ATGGCTACATCTTTTCCAACCTATATAAACGACAAAGCATTAGCTCaagatttaatattatctcaatttgataattttttaattgattgcGATGGTGTCATTTGGTTATCCGAACAATTATTGCCTAAAATCAACCGATTCTTACAATTTCttacaaataataataaaaagttTACATTTGTCACTAATAATTCATCCAAATCTCGTCAATCTTATGTgacaaaatttaaaaatttgggTATAGAAGGTGTCACAATCGATCAGATTTATACCACAGGGTACTCAGCAGTattacaattgaaaaaaattggtattTTACCAGGAGAGAAAATCTGGGTTTTAGGAGATGAAGGCATTGAGGACGAGCTCATTAGTGAAGGCTATATTCCAATGGGTGGCAGTAATGAGCTATTAGACCAAAGTTGGTCGGATAAGAatccattattaattattgatcCTCAAGTAAAAGCCGTTGTTGCTGGATCAACTTTAAATTTCAACTATATGAGAATTGCAACCACTCTACAATACTTAATGCACAATGATAAAACATTACCCTTTATTGGAACTAATGGAGACCGTAACTACCCTGGATCGAATGGATTAACTTTGCCTGCTGGTGGGAGCATGGTGGAGTATATGGCGTATAGCTCGCAACGAGACTATGTCAATGTTGGCAAACCCGATATCACTTTGGCCGAAACCATCTTGGCAAACACTGGGTACGACAAACTGAAAACAATTATGATTGGTGACACTTTATATTCTGATATTAAATTTGGTAATGATGCTCAATTGGGAGGTGATAACGGTAGTGGGACTTTATTGGTGTTATCGGGTGTCACTgacaaagaagaattaacCAACATCGTCAACAGTGCTCATGAGTCTGAACACAGTCAAAGCCTAGTCCCAAGATACTATATCGATTCATTAACACATTTAATTGAACTTTTAGAAGAATAG
- a CDS encoding tRNA-dihydrouridine synthase, putative (Similar to S. cerevisiae DUS1), producing the protein MKSINSQTISNLLRISRVMTTTKVTPAPTPTSVATDSVSVNPKLTGRQLYNAMGQPKTIVAPMVDQSELAWRILSRRYGAQLCYTPMFHAKLFATQEKYRNSMWTTNLDGNQTLDRPLVVQFCANDPDYLLQAAKLIEDECDAIDLNLGCPQGIARKGKYGAFLMDDWDLVYKLIKNLHDNLSIPVTAKIRIYDDYEKSLKYAKMVLDAGAQFITVHGRTREMKGQATGLANWKILKYLRDNLPQDQVFFSNGNVLYPSDLQRCQSETSCDAVMSAEGNLYNPGVFWTLDDNKDKQFPRVDKILREYFEIVKENYDSLASRHAMKSHFFKLLHAFLEVHKELRPIIGKASVNGPLDQWESIVVKIESLVEEIYSNNPDIEKLDVITDGPIEDWGGHYKTVPYWRCQPYFRKVDGVKQNTALLKMAGENELIKSTPQANKRQLEDESNDDNNSKLKKQATLVQN; encoded by the coding sequence ATGAAAAGTATTAATAGTCAGACTATTAGCAATCTACTAAGAATATCTAGAGTTATGACTACTACTAAGGTAACACCTGCACCAACTCCTACCAGTGTCGCTACTGACTCAGTGCTGGTAAATCCTAAACTAACTGGGCGCCAGTTATACAATGCCATGGGTCAACCAAAAACTATTGTTGCCCCCATGGTTGACCAATCAGAATTGGCATGGAGAATATTGTCTCGCCGTTATGGTGCTCAACTATGCTATACCCCAATGTTTCATGCTAAATTATTTGCTACTCAAGAAAAGTATCGTAACTCAATGTGGACCACTAACTTGGATGGAAATCAAACTTTAGATCGACCTTTAGTTGTACAGTTTTGTGCTAACGATCCCGATTATCTATTACAGGCAGCTAAACtaattgaagatgaatGTGATGCTatagatttgaatttgggCTGTCCTCAAGGGATTGCTAGAAAGGGGAAATACGGGGCATTTTTAATGGATGATTGGGATTTAgtttataaattgattaaaaacTTACATGACAATTTGTCTATCCCCGTAACAGCAAAGATTCGTATttatgatgattatgagAAATCGTTAAAATATGCTAAAATGGTATTAGATGCTGGTGCCCAATTTATTACTGTACATGGTAGAACCAGGGAAATGAAAGGTCAAGCTACAGGGTTGGccaattggaaaattttgaaatatttacGTGATAATTTACCGCAGGACCAAGTGTTTTTCAGCAACGGCAATGTCTTGTACCCATCAGATTTACAACGGTGTCAACTGGAAACATCATGTGATGCCGTGATGTCTGCTGAAGGAAATCTATATAACCCAGGTGTTTTTTGGACTTTGGATGATAACAAGGACAAGCAATTTCCTCGAGTAGATAAAATTCTTCGagaatattttgaaattgtcaaagaaaattatgATAGTCTTGCGTCAAGGCATGCTATGAAGTCacattttttcaaattactTCATGCATTTCTAGAAGTCCATAAAGAGTTACGTCCTATCATTGGGAAAGCAAGCGTTAATGGTCCTTTGGATCAATGGGAGCTGATTGttgttaaaattgaatcgTTGGTTGAAGAAATCTATAGCAACAACCCTGATATAGAAAAGCTAGATGTTATTACCGATGGACCTATAGAAGATTGGGGTGGTCATTATAAAACTGTGCCATATTGGAGATGTCAACCATATTTTAGAAAAGTTGATGGTGTCAAACAAAACACAGCTCTTTTAAAAATGGCTGGAGagaatgaattaattaaatcaaccCCCCAAGCAAACAAAAGACAACTAGAGGACGAATCAAATGatgacaacaacagtaaACTCAAAAAACAAGCAACATTAGTTCAAAACTAA
- a CDS encoding calcium-binding mitochondrial carrier, putative (Similar to S. cerevisiae SAL1), whose product MASDTLSTTDINDNSANKDVEQDITSTTNNDNVNIPARPNDYEALFKKLDIEETGEITFLNFKRALKKFNHPINESPELLLKVFNSFDANHDKKIDFKDFKEYLKTTDDQILKGFNQLDQDNDGRLNKSDFIRYLKESLHLKPSVANIDLLFKQLDSNEDGYINYDEFREFLLLVPRLQGSRIKTAFTFLFEEYDINSDGDVTLINQFLDGFKFFLAGGLAGVVSRTCTAPFDRIKVFLIARTDLSSTILHSKQEIARQIASGAETHVIEALRKKLAHAEMEQAAELLAEEAKTTRAAAARTAASGITTATAQNAKTIRSPIVQAVRTLWKQGGIKAFYVGNGLNVMKVFPESAMKFGSFEAAKRFFARIEGVNDTTKISKISTYLAGGFGGVVAQLTVYPIDTLKFRLQCSNLDHPLNAISTAKEMLKDGGVKIFYRGIGVGLAGMFPYAALDLGTFSTIKKLLVKRYGNKDDQSLPTFLTLSLGAFSGSFAATIVYPVNLLRTRLQSQGTYAHPFRYEGFYDVFSKTIAREGYSGLWKGLVPNLAKVAPAVSISYFVYESLIRRF is encoded by the coding sequence ATGGCATCTGATACTCTTTCAACAACAGATATCAATGATAATAGTGCTAACAAAGATGTTGAACAAGACATCACATCTACCACCAACAATGATAACGTGAATATACCGGCTAGACCAAATGATTATGAGGCATTGTTTAAAAAGCTCGACATTGAAGAAACTGGTGAAATtacatttttaaatttcaaaCGAGCtttgaagaaatttaaTCATCCAATAAACGAAAGCCCCGAATTGTTATTAAAAGTTTTCAACTCATTCGACGCCAATCACGATAAGAAGattgatttcaaagatTTCAAAGAATACTTGAAAACCACAGATGATCAAATTTTAAAGGGATTCAATCAACTTGATCAAGATAACGATGGGAGACTAAACAAGTCTGATTTTATTCGTTATTTAAAAGAGAGTTTACATTTGAAACCAAGTGTTGCcaatattgatttgttaTTTAAACAGCTCGATTCTAACGAAGATGGTTATATTAATTATGATGAATTCAGGGAATTTCTCTTATTAGTACCTCGTTTACAAGGATCAAGAATCAAAACAGCATTTACATTTCtatttgaagaatatgATATCAATTCCGATGGGGATGTGACCTTGATCAATCAGTTTTTAGATggattcaaattttttttggccGGAGGATTGGCCGGTGTGGTATCAAGAACTTGCACGGCGCCTTTTGATCGAATCAAAGTATTTTTGATTGCTCGTACtgatttatcatcaacaattttacattccaaacaagaaattgctCGTCAAATAGCGCTGGGGGCAGAAACCCATGTTATTGAAGCATTGAGAAAGAAATTGGCACATGCAGAAATGGAACAGGCAGCAGAACTACTAGCAGAAGAAGCCAAAACCACCAGGGCTGCTGCTGCAAGAACAGCAGCATCTGGTATAACAACTGCAACAGCTCAAAATGCAAAGACAATCAGATCACCCATAGTTCAAGCAGTAAGAACACTTTGGAAACAAGGAGGAATTAAAGCTTTTTACGTTGGTAACGGATTAAATGTAATGAAAGTGTTTCCTGAATCAGCAATGAAATTTGGTTCTTTTGAAGCTGCCAAGCGATTTTTTGCTCGAATTGAAGGGGTTAATGACACCACCAAAATCTCCAAAATATCGACATATTTGGCTGGAGGGTTTGGTGGGGTGGTTGCTCAATTAACAGTTTATCCCATTGACACTTTAAAGTTCAGATTACAATGTTCCAACCTAGATCATCCTTTAAATGCCATTCTGACAGCCAAAGAAATGTTGAAAGACGGTGGggtcaaaatattttatcgAGGTATTGGTGTTGGTCTTGCTGGGATGTTTCCTTATGCGGCATTGGATCTTGGGACCTTTTCCACtatcaaaaaattattagtgAAAAGATATGGCAATAAAGACGATCAACTGCTACCCACATTTTTAACTTTGAGTCTTGGTGCATTTTCAGGGTCATTTGCTGCCACCATTGTTTACCCAGTGAACTTATTGCGAACGAGACTTCAGTCGCAGGGAACTTATGCCCATCCATTTAGATACGAGGGGTTTTACGACGTTTTCTCCAAAACAATTGCTCGCGAAGGTTATTCTGGGTTATGGAAAGGATTGGTCCCGAACTTAGCTAAGGTTGCCCCAGCCGTGTCAATTagttattttgtttatgaATCATTGATCAGACGCTTTTAA
- a CDS encoding CCT-beta, putative (Similar to S. cerevisiae CCT2) → MSVQIFNDQATEERAENARMSAFIGAIAVGDLVKSTLGPKGMDKLLQSSSNADHALVTNDGATILKSIPFDNPAAKVLVNISKVQDDEVGDGTTSVTVLSAELLREAEKLIDQKIHPQTIIEGFRIARNVAIQALNKAAVNNGDNPTLFRNDLLNIAQTTLSSKILSQDKLLFSNLAVDAILRLKGSTNLNHIQIIKKVGGKLSDSYLDQGFILEKKFGIGQPKKITNAKILIANTSMDTDKVKIFGAKFKVDSTSKLAELEKAEKLKMKNKVEKITKFGINVFINRQLIYDYPEQLFTDAKINSIEHADFDGVERLALVTGGEVVSTFDNPDNVKLGHCESIEEIIIGEDTFLKFSGVAAGEACTIVLRGATEQVLDEAERSLHDALSVLSQTTRETKTVLGGGCSEMLMAKAVDQAAANETGKSALAIEAFSRALRQLPTILADNAGYDSSDLVTKLRSAIYNGMTTSGLDLNNGIVADMRELGIVESFKLKKAVVSSAAEAAEVLLRVDNIIRAKPRTADRNH, encoded by the coding sequence ATGTCTgttcaaatatttaatgatCAAGCTACTGAGGAGAGGGCAGAGAATGCCCGTATGTCTGCCTTTATTGGTGCTATAGCTGTAGGCGATCTTGTCAAATCAACTTTAGGACCTAAGGGAATGGACAAATTGTTACAAAGTTCAAGCAACGCAGACCATGCATTAGTCACTAATGACGGGGCCACCATTCTTAAGTCAATTCCTTTTGATAATCCAGCTGCCAAAGTTTTAGTCAATATATCCAAAGTACAAGACGATGAAGTTGGAGATGGTACTACTTCAGTCACGGTTTTGAGTGCTGAGTTGTTAAGAGAAGCTGAAAAGTTGATCGATCAGAAAATTCATCCACAAACCATTATAGAAGGGTTTAGGATTGCACGCAATGTAGCTATTCAAGCTTTGAATAAAGCTGCTGTCAATAACGGCGACAACCCAACTTTATTTAGAAACgatttattgaatattgCCCAAACCACCTTGTCATCCAAGATCTTATCACAAGATAAACTattattttccaatttggCCGTGGATGCTATTTTAAGATTAAAAGGATCAACCAATTTAAAccatattcaaattattaaaaaagtCGGTGGCAAATTATCCGATTCTTACTTGGACCAAGGGTTTATattggaaaagaaatttggTATTGGTCAACCGAAAAAAATCACGAATGCAAAAATCCTTATTGCTAACACTTCCATGGACACCGACAAGGTGAAAATTTTTGGTGCTAAATTCAAAGTTGATTCAACATCAAAATTGGCCGAATTGGAAAAGGCcgaaaaattgaaaatgaaaaataaagttGAGAAAATAACCAAGTTTGGCATTAATGTGTTTATTAATCGTCAATTAATTTACGACTACCCAGAACAGTTATTCACTGATGCCAAGATTAACTCCATAGAACATGCTGATTTTGATGGGGTCGAAAGATTGGCATTGGTCACTGGTGGAGAAGTGGTGAGTACTTTTGATAATCCTGATAATGTTAAATTAGGTCATTGTGAATCGATCGAAGAGATTATAATTGGTGAAGATACCTTCCTTAAGTTTTCAGGAGTTGCCGCTGGTGAAGCATGTACCATAGTGTTACGTGGTGCCACCGAACAAGTTTTGGATGAAGCTGAAAGATCATTGCACGACGCGTTATCAGTGTTGTCACAAACAACAAGGGAAACGAAAACTGTATTGGGGGGAGGATGTTCTGAGATGTTAATGGCTAAGGCCGTTGATCAAGCAGCAGCAAACGAAACAGGAAAGAGTGCTTTGGCCATAGAAGCCTTCAGTAGAGCTTTGAGACAATTGCCAACTATTTTAGCCGACAATGCTGGTTATGATTCTAGCGATTTGGTTACTAAATTGAGATCAGCTATATATAATGGTATGACTACTTCTGGTTTAGATTTGAACAATGGTATTGTTGCTGATATGAGAGAATTGGGGATTGTTGAATCGttcaaattaaagaaaGCTGTGGTATCATCGGCGGCCGAAGCAGCCGAAGTGTTATTGCGAGTAGATAATATTATTCGAGCAAAACCGAGAACTGCCGATAGAAATCATTAg